In one Neobacillus sp. WH10 genomic region, the following are encoded:
- a CDS encoding aldehyde dehydrogenase family protein: protein MMELNMYIDGKWISSTSGEKREIINPANGELIAVAAEGASEDAKYAISVARKTFDSGIWSTLPFKTRATYLHKIANLLEENAEEIAVLETLNNGKMLLAAKIDVQNAIDCFRYYASLITQPEGEMFNVGDSVQTIVIREPIGVCSLIVPWNFPLLMAAWQIAPALVAGNTFILKPSEITPVSAVKLFEIIEKAGVPAGVANLVMGPGSTVGNEMVDSNLVDKVAFIGGTKTGQNIMRVAAENTKKISLELGGKSPNIVFADNDLEIAVDNALFNIFLNSGQVCTAASRLLIEDSIHDQFVERLIERAKKIVVGHSNNAASEMGPLVSEAHMQKVLRYIEIGKQEGATLACGGNRIIDNGCENGFFVEPTIFTDTRPDMRIVQEEIFGPVLVIQKFKDEEEAITLANDTVFGLGGAVFCNDIEKAMRVVKKIQAGITWVNCYHVATIQAPWGGYKQSGIGRGLGKFGLDEFSEIKQINVSYKAHPVGWFSN from the coding sequence ATGATGGAACTTAATATGTATATTGATGGAAAATGGATCAGCTCTACTTCAGGAGAAAAAAGGGAAATAATAAATCCTGCTAATGGTGAGCTAATTGCAGTAGCAGCTGAAGGTGCTTCTGAGGATGCCAAATATGCTATATCGGTAGCACGTAAAACTTTTGATAGCGGAATATGGTCTACACTTCCTTTTAAAACTCGTGCAACATATTTGCATAAAATCGCTAATTTGTTAGAAGAAAACGCAGAGGAAATAGCGGTGCTTGAAACATTAAATAATGGAAAGATGTTACTGGCTGCAAAAATAGATGTTCAAAATGCGATTGATTGTTTCCGATACTATGCAAGCCTTATTACGCAACCAGAAGGTGAAATGTTTAATGTAGGCGACTCTGTTCAGACAATAGTTATCCGTGAACCAATAGGGGTGTGCAGTCTTATAGTTCCATGGAATTTTCCACTCCTTATGGCTGCGTGGCAGATTGCGCCTGCACTAGTAGCAGGAAATACATTTATATTAAAACCATCAGAGATCACACCTGTCTCTGCTGTTAAACTGTTCGAAATTATCGAAAAGGCAGGTGTGCCAGCAGGAGTTGCAAATTTAGTAATGGGACCAGGAAGTACTGTTGGTAATGAAATGGTAGATAGTAATTTGGTAGATAAAGTGGCTTTTATTGGTGGAACGAAAACTGGACAGAATATTATGCGTGTTGCTGCAGAAAATACAAAGAAAATTTCTTTAGAATTAGGAGGGAAATCTCCAAACATTGTATTTGCTGATAATGACTTAGAAATTGCAGTGGATAACGCACTATTCAATATCTTCTTAAATAGTGGTCAGGTATGTACTGCAGCTTCCCGTCTCCTAATTGAAGATAGTATTCACGACCAATTTGTTGAAAGACTGATCGAGCGTGCAAAAAAGATAGTCGTTGGTCATAGTAATAATGCAGCAAGTGAAATGGGACCGCTAGTTAGTGAAGCCCATATGCAAAAGGTATTAAGGTATATCGAAATAGGAAAACAGGAAGGTGCAACACTTGCTTGTGGAGGAAATAGAATTATAGATAACGGTTGTGAAAACGGCTTTTTTGTTGAACCTACAATTTTCACCGATACTAGACCGGATATGAGAATTGTTCAAGAAGAGATATTTGGCCCAGTCTTAGTAATTCAAAAGTTTAAAGATGAAGAAGAAGCAATCACATTAGCAAATGACACAGTATTCGGATTGGGTGGTGCTGTTTTTTGTAATGATATTGAGAAAGCGATGCGTGTAGTCAAGAAAATACAGGCGGGCATTACCTGGGTGAACTGCTATCATGTAGCAACTATACAAGCTCCATGGGGTGGTTATAAACAGAGTGGAATCGGAAGAGGCTTAGGAAAATTTGGACTTGATGAATTTTCAGAAATAAAACAAATTAATGTAAGCTATAAGGCACATCCTGTTGGCTGGTTTTCTAATTAA
- a CDS encoding S8 family serine peptidase, translating to MTKSKKLKVFKVMTTAAVTTLLLSSLTVFAETNDTSTNLATSDETAMQSFIKEASEKSWLKDQQTDQEQVTVDKAHKPVDDQYAPNDSVRVIVEMTGEPLRSAKGNEAEKKKLKHAQQSLIQEMKETKKWKVKERHRFVTGINGFSIDTEFKNIKEIEKLPGVARVQIAQTYQPTMNSSQSMVQAKKVWEELGYHGEGMLVAVVDTGVDYRHQDLTLSDKGKEKARWNSATIKEKLAETAVNDHWYTDKVPSGYDWADQDQDVLPYAASHGMHVAGTIGANGADEIDGVKGIAPDVQILAEKVFSDNYSGAYADDIIAGINHAVEMDADVINMSLGTDADFVDENNPIQKVVRNATEQGVLVVASGGNAYYSTKSGSTRYNHSPYAQNPDIGVVGAPGSSPYALQVASYESDQVHMDTLTLSNGKTLIYQRNQGFRMEDAFGQDKELELVYVGYGRTQDFEGKDVTGKIVVAEQQYVGSEAYIPAYQKGAKGVIVVPLATQGDYAKLNSRGVSTQITEGQAMIQNLKNGEKITAQLGKGVWIDNKTKGTMSGFSSYGAPHTLDFKPEITAPGGKIYSTVFGNKYDTYSGTSMASPHVAGAGALVLQSLYEKGVAKDSKAVYQAKTALMNTAKVLMDPATDRKIPYSPRKQGAGMMQIANALQTPVLVKDKFAQPENAAAVELKEIKQNKVKFMLSLESLNGKSSPDEITYDVYLDLLTDDTEQKDLDIDRDGKNERTKEVLKLNDKRIEGATAKINGKDFSDTTPATFTVRKGHLQDLAVDINIPDGLKKNIFVEGFVRFVPRNGDQASIPSLSVPYMGFYGDWDELQNLDAPMWDKDAFVQETALFPYWGKKNWLGKPEVPLGYDKVTKTFDEQRMATSPYAANQGVYSIFTTLRNVKLVHQYIEDASGNLVRDLGNYSEITGTGEPWKFRKNVMAASDFWNPGYGWDLKSEDGKVVPDGKYQFVIESTLDYEGAQTQSIKLPISVDSVAPKAENIQVNKTPENKYLITWNMKDNEGGSGLTKSYAYVNGVYKTLSPTQSSLLVNEEPKSVIMMLFDWAGNVSYEVYGDPSYIKEELFLSVLDVWARPITPQEPGHILGVGVKKLNWTFTISDPTGKVIETWTEKNIENAYKIWTPTADMPAGKYKVTCEMEDETGLKIKAKDRYMTVVKP from the coding sequence ATGACCAAGAGTAAAAAATTGAAGGTATTTAAAGTGATGACTACTGCAGCTGTAACAACCTTACTTCTATCATCATTGACAGTTTTTGCGGAAACGAATGACACTTCAACCAACCTAGCCACTTCAGATGAAACAGCAATGCAATCTTTCATTAAAGAAGCGAGTGAAAAGAGTTGGTTAAAGGACCAACAGACTGATCAAGAGCAGGTGACAGTAGATAAAGCCCACAAGCCAGTTGATGATCAGTATGCTCCTAACGATTCTGTACGAGTGATTGTGGAAATGACGGGAGAACCTTTACGCAGTGCCAAAGGAAATGAAGCTGAAAAGAAAAAATTAAAGCATGCTCAACAATCATTGATTCAAGAGATGAAAGAAACGAAAAAGTGGAAAGTGAAAGAGCGCCATCGCTTTGTGACAGGTATTAATGGTTTCAGTATAGATACAGAGTTCAAAAATATCAAAGAAATCGAAAAATTACCTGGAGTGGCTCGTGTTCAGATTGCACAAACCTATCAACCAACGATGAACTCCAGTCAATCTATGGTACAAGCAAAAAAAGTTTGGGAAGAGTTAGGTTATCATGGTGAGGGAATGCTGGTTGCAGTTGTCGATACCGGGGTGGACTATCGCCATCAAGATCTAACTCTGTCTGACAAAGGAAAAGAGAAAGCCAGGTGGAACTCTGCCACTATAAAAGAAAAATTAGCTGAAACAGCAGTAAATGATCATTGGTATACAGATAAAGTGCCATCTGGTTACGATTGGGCTGACCAAGATCAAGATGTTCTCCCTTATGCTGCCTCACATGGGATGCATGTAGCAGGAACAATTGGAGCCAATGGGGCCGATGAAATAGATGGGGTAAAAGGGATTGCACCTGATGTGCAAATTTTAGCAGAAAAAGTCTTTTCCGATAATTATTCTGGGGCATATGCAGACGATATTATAGCCGGAATCAATCACGCGGTCGAAATGGATGCGGATGTCATTAATATGAGCTTAGGGACTGACGCTGATTTTGTTGATGAAAATAATCCTATCCAAAAAGTGGTTCGTAATGCTACAGAGCAAGGGGTATTAGTGGTAGCATCAGGTGGTAATGCATACTACAGTACTAAAAGTGGATCCACGAGGTATAATCATTCACCTTATGCTCAAAATCCTGATATTGGAGTAGTAGGAGCACCTGGTTCAAGTCCATATGCTTTACAAGTAGCTTCTTATGAAAGTGATCAAGTCCATATGGACACACTTACTCTTTCAAATGGGAAAACACTTATTTACCAACGCAATCAAGGCTTTCGAATGGAAGATGCCTTTGGTCAAGATAAAGAGCTTGAGTTAGTTTATGTAGGCTATGGTCGTACTCAGGATTTCGAAGGTAAAGATGTAACAGGCAAAATCGTGGTGGCTGAACAACAATATGTGGGCAGTGAAGCGTATATACCTGCTTACCAAAAAGGAGCAAAGGGAGTGATTGTGGTACCTTTAGCGACACAAGGAGATTATGCCAAATTAAATAGTCGAGGAGTTAGTACTCAGATCACTGAAGGACAGGCCATGATTCAAAATTTGAAAAATGGTGAAAAGATTACGGCTCAACTGGGTAAAGGAGTCTGGATAGATAATAAAACCAAGGGGACAATGTCTGGCTTCTCATCATATGGGGCACCGCATACCCTTGATTTTAAGCCTGAAATCACCGCACCTGGTGGTAAGATTTATTCTACTGTATTTGGTAACAAGTATGACACATATAGCGGAACTTCGATGGCTTCACCACATGTAGCGGGTGCAGGAGCTTTGGTTTTACAGTCGCTCTATGAAAAAGGCGTCGCAAAAGATTCAAAAGCTGTCTATCAAGCAAAAACAGCTTTGATGAATACAGCTAAAGTCTTGATGGATCCTGCAACAGATAGGAAAATTCCATATTCACCACGTAAACAAGGTGCTGGGATGATGCAGATTGCTAATGCTCTGCAAACACCTGTATTAGTAAAAGATAAGTTTGCTCAGCCAGAAAATGCAGCTGCTGTGGAGTTAAAAGAGATTAAACAAAATAAAGTAAAATTTATGCTGTCGTTAGAGTCATTAAATGGTAAATCTTCTCCAGACGAGATTACCTATGATGTGTATCTAGATCTGTTAACAGATGATACCGAGCAGAAAGATCTAGATATAGATCGTGACGGGAAAAACGAACGGACGAAGGAAGTATTAAAGCTAAACGATAAGCGAATCGAAGGAGCAACCGCGAAGATCAATGGAAAAGATTTTAGCGACACAACACCTGCTACCTTTACTGTGAGAAAAGGTCATTTGCAGGATTTAGCGGTGGATATTAACATTCCAGATGGATTAAAGAAAAATATATTTGTTGAAGGATTTGTTCGCTTTGTTCCGAGAAATGGAGATCAAGCATCAATTCCGTCTTTATCCGTGCCGTACATGGGCTTTTATGGTGACTGGGATGAACTTCAAAACTTAGATGCACCGATGTGGGACAAAGATGCATTTGTACAAGAAACAGCTCTATTTCCTTACTGGGGTAAGAAGAACTGGTTAGGCAAACCAGAGGTACCACTTGGTTATGATAAGGTTACCAAAACTTTTGACGAACAAAGAATGGCCACTTCTCCATATGCTGCAAATCAAGGTGTTTATTCGATCTTTACAACCTTGCGTAATGTAAAACTTGTACACCAGTACATTGAAGATGCCTCTGGTAATCTAGTTCGTGATCTTGGAAATTACAGTGAAATAACAGGAACAGGAGAACCATGGAAATTTAGAAAAAATGTAATGGCAGCAAGCGACTTCTGGAATCCTGGATATGGTTGGGATTTGAAATCAGAAGATGGAAAAGTAGTTCCGGACGGAAAGTATCAATTTGTAATAGAGAGCACATTAGATTATGAGGGTGCACAAACACAATCGATTAAGCTTCCGATTTCTGTAGATTCTGTTGCACCAAAAGCGGAGAATATTCAAGTTAACAAAACACCAGAAAATAAATATTTGATTACATGGAACATGAAGGATAATGAAGGGGGAAGCGGCTTAACTAAATCCTATGCTTATGTCAATGGCGTTTATAAGACTCTTTCACCAACACAATCGTCCTTACTTGTAAATGAAGAACCGAAAAGTGTAATCATGATGCTATTTGACTGGGCAGGTAATGTCAGTTATGAAGTATACGGTGACCCCTCGTATATAAAAGAGGAATTATTCCTTTCCGTGTTGGATGTATGGGCTAGACCAATAACACCACAGGAACCAGGGCATATTTTGGGAGTGGGCGTGAAAAAATTAAACTGGACCTTTACAATCTCAGATCCTACAGGAAAAGTGATCGAAACATGGACAGAAAAAAATATAGAGAATGCTTATAAAATTTGGACTCCGACTGCTGATATGCCTGCTGGGAAATACAAAGTTACCTGTGAGATGGAAGATGAGACAGGTCTAAAGATCAAGGCAAAAGACCGTTATATGACGGTAGTGAAACCTTAA
- a CDS encoding MerR family transcriptional regulator, translating into MKIGSFAKHFNVSVDTIRYYIELGLLVPEKKGAQFHMNQSCLDDMELILELKILQFSLKEIQQFLSYKRLTINIDIGYYKKLLLEKKNHFLEEKKELDRFIRLVDNKLQSLDNQPPVPCSSIGVPISFVPFFYCPYCNIPLTISDASILNSTISEAKLTCSCGYFTSIQNGIIITSNLEESPYCILNDETMKEFNPNFVSLREKGDQWIIKLLKEQNLSNKVVIETNIDIAVSLPKYISSLDLDTFYIFCGLSLTMIKKLRNFIERINPKLRVIYIQNTDYILPLKPGSIDVIIDSITTNEICSYKNVFPITLLQNYINQDTKVIGNYLYYHEGATSLLNFRTLYPNSHQHVLYPNYLEYNLEKEGLKIQYKTVIGSTDNPGIFLDYHEQGEKVNLLGYIAEHII; encoded by the coding sequence TTGAAAATCGGGTCTTTTGCTAAACATTTTAATGTTTCTGTCGACACTATTCGTTACTATATCGAACTAGGGCTATTAGTTCCGGAAAAAAAGGGGGCCCAGTTTCATATGAATCAATCCTGCCTCGATGACATGGAATTAATATTAGAACTAAAGATTCTGCAATTTTCATTAAAAGAAATTCAACAATTCCTTTCGTACAAACGTTTAACGATAAATATTGACATTGGTTATTACAAAAAACTCTTATTGGAGAAGAAAAACCATTTTTTAGAAGAAAAAAAGGAACTAGACCGCTTCATTAGACTTGTGGATAATAAGTTACAATCCCTCGATAATCAGCCGCCTGTTCCATGTAGTTCTATCGGAGTCCCAATTTCATTTGTTCCATTTTTTTATTGTCCGTATTGTAATATCCCATTAACTATTTCTGATGCGTCCATATTAAACAGTACCATTTCTGAAGCAAAACTAACTTGTTCATGTGGTTACTTTACCTCGATACAAAATGGAATAATTATTACTTCAAATTTAGAGGAATCTCCCTACTGTATCCTAAATGATGAAACTATGAAAGAATTCAATCCAAACTTTGTCAGTTTAAGAGAAAAAGGAGATCAATGGATAATTAAGTTATTGAAAGAACAAAATTTATCCAATAAAGTCGTAATTGAAACAAATATTGATATTGCTGTATCCTTACCAAAGTACATATCATCACTTGATCTTGACACCTTTTATATATTTTGTGGGTTATCTTTGACTATGATTAAAAAATTGAGGAATTTTATTGAAAGAATTAATCCGAAACTTCGTGTCATTTATATTCAAAATACTGACTATATTCTTCCTCTTAAACCAGGGTCAATAGATGTCATAATAGATAGTATTACAACTAACGAAATTTGTTCGTATAAGAATGTCTTCCCCATTACCTTATTACAAAATTATATAAATCAAGATACTAAGGTTATTGGTAACTATCTATATTACCATGAAGGTGCAACCTCTTTACTAAATTTTCGTACCTTATATCCGAATTCACATCAACATGTCTTATATCCAAATTATCTTGAGTATAACTTAGAGAAAGAAGGCCTAAAAATTCAATACAAAACAGTTATTGGTTCGACAGATAACCCTGGTATTTTTCTTGATTATCATGAACAAGGGGAAAAAGTTAATCTACTCGGTTATATTGCGGAACATATTATTTAA
- a CDS encoding amidohydrolase, with product MAADIVFLNGEVITVDPEYNVEQSIAIKGNKIIAVGSNQDISAYITEKTKVIDLQGRTVLPGFIDSHLHMLHGTNKLGVDCKELQIKSIKDLLQALKVKKLETPTGQWIRASGFNEMTILEGRYPTIDELNEISTEHPIYISRTCNHICVVNSKALELADINENTTDFGNDQIERDNRGNLTGRLIESANMKMGEVAKYSGEELLRSFKLASDEFLSYGITSIHDAGGHGPEHFRNIFLAVQSGDVRVRVYAMICALNNSEEFVDKMIDAGIVTGIGDDKFRIGPAKIFTDGSSSGPTIATRKPYNSNPNDYGILYYTQEEIDKILTKAHQKGFQITAHAQGDRAIEMVLNSIESLQKKYPRKNCRHRIEHAGITEPDLQERMKELNVIPIPNPPFFYEFGEGYIKNYGERVNHMYPLRDFLDKEIIAAAGSDCPVTSCNPLLGIHVAVNRKSKNGINVGENQRINVLEAIRMYTWNGAYASFEEERKGSLEVGKLADLVVLDNSLLNTEEQHIKDLTVTMTIVDGEILFERSTSKYENIKKLIN from the coding sequence GTGGCTGCTGATATTGTATTTCTTAATGGTGAGGTTATAACAGTAGATCCTGAATACAATGTTGAACAATCGATTGCTATTAAAGGGAACAAAATTATTGCCGTAGGATCAAATCAGGATATAAGTGCTTATATTACTGAGAAAACAAAGGTTATTGATTTACAAGGAAGAACCGTCCTTCCAGGGTTTATTGATTCGCATCTACATATGCTACACGGAACGAATAAATTAGGTGTCGATTGTAAAGAGCTACAAATCAAGTCAATAAAAGATCTTCTACAAGCTCTCAAGGTAAAAAAATTAGAAACACCAACCGGACAATGGATTCGTGCTTCAGGATTTAACGAAATGACAATTTTGGAGGGAAGATATCCAACAATAGATGAATTAAATGAAATTTCCACTGAACACCCCATCTATATTTCCAGAACATGTAACCATATATGCGTGGTAAATAGTAAAGCGTTAGAGTTAGCGGATATTAATGAAAATACAACTGATTTTGGGAATGATCAAATTGAAAGAGACAATAGAGGTAACTTAACCGGGAGATTAATTGAGAGTGCAAATATGAAGATGGGTGAGGTTGCAAAATATTCTGGTGAAGAGTTGCTTAGATCTTTTAAACTTGCATCTGATGAGTTCCTCTCCTATGGAATTACAAGTATTCATGATGCCGGCGGACATGGTCCAGAGCATTTCAGAAACATTTTCTTGGCAGTACAATCTGGAGATGTTCGGGTTCGTGTATATGCAATGATATGTGCGTTGAATAATTCAGAAGAGTTTGTTGACAAAATGATTGACGCTGGAATTGTTACTGGTATAGGAGACGATAAGTTTAGAATTGGACCAGCTAAAATATTTACTGATGGAAGCAGTAGTGGTCCGACAATCGCAACAAGAAAACCTTACAACAGTAATCCGAATGATTATGGAATTCTTTATTATACTCAAGAAGAAATAGATAAGATTTTAACCAAAGCACATCAAAAGGGATTTCAGATAACAGCCCATGCACAAGGAGATCGAGCCATTGAAATGGTTCTGAACAGTATTGAGAGTTTACAGAAAAAGTATCCTCGAAAAAACTGTCGGCATCGTATTGAGCATGCTGGTATTACTGAACCAGACTTACAAGAGCGTATGAAAGAACTTAATGTCATTCCTATACCGAATCCTCCATTCTTTTATGAATTTGGTGAAGGTTATATCAAGAATTATGGAGAGCGTGTAAATCATATGTATCCTCTACGTGATTTCTTGGATAAAGAGATTATTGCTGCCGCTGGTTCTGATTGTCCTGTAACCTCCTGTAATCCATTATTAGGAATCCATGTTGCAGTAAATAGAAAAAGTAAAAATGGTATTAATGTAGGTGAAAATCAACGAATCAATGTATTAGAAGCAATTCGGATGTATACATGGAATGGGGCGTATGCCAGCTTTGAGGAAGAGCGTAAGGGAAGTCTCGAAGTAGGGAAACTTGCAGATCTCGTAGTATTGGATAACAGCCTACTGAATACAGAAGAGCAGCATATTAAAGATTTAACAGTAACCATGACTATCGTCGATGGAGAAATCTTATTTGAAAGAAGCACCTCTAAATATGAAAATATAAAAAAATTAATTAATTAA
- a CDS encoding FAD-binding oxidoreductase, with the protein MSTLSLWKATANPQKNRSVLLGEENTDVVIVGAGFTGISASLHLQKKGYNTIVLEQETVGWGASGRNGGMLLPGYKPTLVELADKWGLEEAKQLNELSLESLQLVEQLTNDYQIDCSLQKTGHVVAAFKTKHFEAMKKESEFINKHFGYETKIIEKNQMGEVIHSTAYHGGLEDPLSYSFHPLIYVRGLAEAAESHGAKIYEKSKVLNVKRDSGYVEVFTESGKVKAKELIMATDAYSERIMKPLHRGILSINSQIIATEILPESMLKRLLPKGQMIFDTSNFLYYFRRTPDSRIAFGGGDIIPNRGESAYNEVYDAMINVFPDLKGCKVNYRWDGLIGVTRDMFPVLGRMEDGTFFAAGYCGHGASLATLFGKLLAQYVVKESEDMYRFGEMKLKPFPFSSQKGLLINLASKYHRLLDWLA; encoded by the coding sequence ATGAGTACTTTATCATTATGGAAAGCTACAGCCAATCCCCAAAAAAATCGATCTGTACTTTTGGGTGAGGAAAATACTGATGTGGTCATTGTTGGAGCCGGTTTTACCGGTATATCTGCTTCCCTCCACTTACAGAAAAAAGGATACAATACGATCGTTTTGGAACAAGAAACCGTTGGATGGGGAGCAAGTGGTCGTAATGGTGGGATGCTATTGCCTGGATACAAACCTACATTAGTAGAGCTTGCCGATAAGTGGGGCTTGGAAGAAGCAAAGCAGCTTAACGAACTTTCATTAGAGAGTTTACAACTTGTTGAGCAATTAACAAATGATTATCAGATTGATTGTTCCCTCCAAAAAACAGGACATGTTGTAGCTGCTTTTAAAACGAAGCATTTTGAGGCGATGAAAAAAGAAAGTGAGTTCATCAATAAGCATTTTGGATATGAAACAAAAATAATAGAGAAAAATCAAATGGGGGAGGTTATCCATTCCACAGCCTATCATGGCGGTTTGGAAGATCCTCTGAGTTACTCATTCCATCCACTAATTTATGTACGTGGCTTAGCAGAAGCGGCTGAATCACATGGTGCAAAGATTTATGAAAAATCGAAAGTTTTAAATGTGAAAAGAGATTCAGGATATGTAGAAGTATTTACGGAATCAGGAAAAGTAAAAGCGAAAGAACTCATTATGGCAACAGATGCATATTCTGAAAGAATTATGAAACCGCTTCATCGAGGAATTCTTTCTATTAATAGTCAAATTATCGCGACAGAAATTTTACCAGAATCGATGTTAAAAAGATTGCTTCCAAAAGGACAAATGATTTTTGATACAAGTAACTTCTTATATTATTTTCGCAGGACACCAGATTCCCGAATTGCATTTGGTGGAGGAGATATTATTCCAAATCGTGGTGAAAGCGCATACAACGAAGTCTATGACGCGATGATTAACGTCTTCCCTGATTTGAAGGGATGTAAAGTTAATTATCGTTGGGACGGATTAATTGGTGTAACTAGAGATATGTTCCCTGTTCTCGGAAGAATGGAAGATGGCACATTCTTCGCAGCTGGATATTGTGGTCACGGTGCTTCTTTAGCTACTCTTTTTGGAAAATTGCTTGCACAATACGTTGTTAAAGAAAGTGAAGATATGTATCGATTTGGTGAAATGAAGTTAAAACCGTTTCCGTTTTCAAGTCAGAAAGGATTACTAATCAATTTAGCAAGTAAGTATCACCGTTTGCTTGATTGGTTGGCGTAA
- a CDS encoding cupin domain-containing protein, translating to MAFVVKKISTQEFEKLGVDTWEPWENTTHKAPWEVEAAETFYVLDGEVNITVEDITYNVTENMLVSLPKGLVCIWDIPKYLKKVYKLNFELDYIASAKTSQTVQ from the coding sequence ATGGCGTTTGTCGTTAAAAAAATCTCAACTCAAGAATTCGAAAAACTCGGAGTTGATACATGGGAGCCTTGGGAAAACACGACACACAAGGCTCCATGGGAAGTGGAAGCAGCTGAAACATTTTATGTTCTTGATGGAGAAGTAAATATTACAGTTGAAGATATAACTTATAATGTAACAGAAAATATGTTGGTTTCTCTTCCAAAAGGACTTGTTTGCATTTGGGATATTCCGAAATATTTAAAAAAAGTCTACAAGCTAAACTTTGAGCTGGATTATATCGCGAGTGCGAAAACATCTCAGACAGTCCAATGA
- a CDS encoding MATE family efflux transporter, with protein MKNIDVQEQSTIDSKTLEDRELGTKNIKSLFYRYIFLAILGNIFLAAPSFVDGNIVGQLGTKEMAGVGIGYTIQVLSRAIGVLIGVGAGAVVALRLGAGKIDEARSIAGQSIWFGVILSTVIAIFGYIYNEPLMRFFGANDAALPYAMQFGNHAWVFFPFQVLAVILSVLAILDERPGLSTLSWFAGAVLAATVELILYHKFQYGVAASAWSNNISTSFPSVLIFYFIFSKTSLKPKLKDLRMKLSNMIEVNATGFASFSISLTMFISIIVINNLLASLGGELHVSAFTIQNGYITNFLVLLIMGITTGIQPLISYNYGARLYNRVREATSLGLKFTFTMTIFFTVLLFFFTDSIVRFFTGGDAALQDIGVWSTRVFNFTFPFAAIILLISCYFEAIEQNIKATFIAIGRSFIFAIPLFYILSDFMGVNGVWYSIPVADVLAFIVAILFMYREFSRLRKLSDNEKYKDVKKII; from the coding sequence ATGAAAAATATAGATGTCCAAGAGCAATCAACTATTGACTCTAAAACACTTGAAGATAGGGAATTAGGAACAAAAAACATAAAGAGTTTGTTTTACCGTTATATTTTCCTCGCTATTCTAGGTAACATTTTTTTGGCAGCGCCTTCATTTGTAGACGGAAATATTGTAGGGCAATTGGGTACAAAAGAGATGGCAGGGGTTGGTATTGGTTATACTATACAAGTTCTTTCACGTGCCATAGGTGTACTAATTGGAGTGGGAGCTGGAGCGGTTGTTGCCCTAAGATTGGGCGCTGGCAAAATCGATGAAGCGAGAAGTATTGCTGGTCAATCGATTTGGTTCGGTGTCATCTTGTCAACGGTTATTGCGATCTTTGGTTACATCTATAATGAACCTCTAATGCGTTTTTTTGGCGCGAATGATGCTGCTCTACCGTACGCAATGCAATTTGGAAATCACGCTTGGGTTTTTTTTCCCTTCCAGGTATTAGCGGTTATTCTTAGTGTTCTCGCTATTCTCGATGAACGACCAGGACTTAGCACGTTGAGTTGGTTTGCTGGAGCAGTTTTAGCTGCTACTGTTGAATTAATTCTATATCATAAGTTTCAATATGGAGTAGCAGCCTCAGCTTGGTCTAATAATATTTCTACTTCGTTCCCAAGCGTACTGATTTTTTATTTTATTTTTAGTAAAACTTCATTAAAACCCAAGTTGAAGGACCTTAGAATGAAGCTTAGCAACATGATAGAAGTTAATGCCACTGGTTTTGCCTCATTCTCAATTTCGCTTACTATGTTTATCTCCATTATTGTCATTAATAATTTGTTGGCTTCATTAGGGGGAGAGTTACATGTATCTGCCTTTACAATTCAAAATGGATATATTACTAACTTTCTCGTACTTTTAATTATGGGAATAACAACTGGTATTCAACCTTTAATTAGCTATAATTACGGAGCTAGACTTTATAATCGAGTAAGGGAAGCTACTTCGTTAGGACTTAAATTCACATTCACCATGACTATTTTCTTTACCGTATTATTATTCTTCTTTACTGATTCAATAGTTAGGTTCTTTACAGGAGGAGACGCTGCTTTACAGGATATCGGTGTCTGGTCGACCAGAGTGTTCAACTTTACTTTTCCATTTGCAGCGATCATTTTGCTAATATCATGTTACTTTGAAGCAATCGAGCAAAACATTAAGGCAACATTTATAGCAATAGGGAGATCTTTTATTTTTGCGATTCCACTATTCTATATTCTTTCTGATTTTATGGGGGTTAATGGTGTTTGGTACTCCATTCCCGTTGCGGATGTACTTGCATTTATAGTAGCTATTCTTTTTATGTATAGAGAGTTTAGTAGATTAAGGAAACTTAGTGATAATGAAAAATATAAAGATGTAAAAAAAATAATCTAA